A single region of the Gemmatimonadaceae bacterium genome encodes:
- a CDS encoding sulfatase-like hydrolase/transferase, whose amino-acid sequence MSPALPLADAQWGVRTRLARFDLASFTVGILTAVAFVTRLALLAYDWRALDATYAQIGKALLVGEVFDVLASLWIVSPLVLAIALLPDRWFTWRFTRGWVRFWLFFLFALSAFVIAAELLFFDEFNGRFNFVAVDYLIFPTEVVTNLWESYPLPAILLGVAAVGFLAVWLARRRITTAMATATSARTRVAVLGTFAVALGALSFGVTPEMGKVSDDRALNEIALNGYYTFWMAFIGQDAPYEGLYATRPAAEEAARIKALVVDDTLTDPASRTAWNAARPTERRVLGPGPEAKRNVVVVLEESLGAIFLASLHPRGDTVLTPRFDSLIAEGTVLSNAYSTGNRTIRALEATTSSLPPLPGVSVVRRPASHDLFTLPSVLREHGYTTSFIYGGRALFDGMGGYMRNNGMELIVEQKDYPADAFTTAWGVADEYIFDKALSTYDSLHTAGKPFYSLVLSVSNHKPYSYPAGRIAADPNARKRTHAVMYADWALGRFMRMAKSHPWFDSTLFVLMGDHGARVYGASEIPLPSYEVPILFYAPGFIPAGQRIATLASTMDLPATIMARLGLTYDSKWFGQDVFSIAPERGRALMTHNSNIALMRGGKVAVLGLKGATTVYAYDKAAKRLREVSTPDSADRALVEDAIAYFHTADRLYRSGAYKISARK is encoded by the coding sequence GTGTCGCCCGCCCTCCCCCTGGCCGACGCCCAGTGGGGCGTCCGCACGCGCCTCGCGCGCTTCGACCTGGCCAGCTTCACCGTCGGCATCCTCACCGCGGTGGCGTTTGTCACGCGTCTGGCGCTCCTGGCCTACGACTGGCGCGCCCTCGACGCCACGTACGCCCAGATCGGGAAGGCGCTGCTGGTGGGCGAGGTCTTCGACGTCCTGGCTTCGCTCTGGATCGTCTCCCCGCTCGTCCTCGCCATCGCCCTCCTCCCCGACCGGTGGTTCACCTGGCGCTTCACGCGCGGGTGGGTGCGCTTCTGGCTCTTCTTCCTCTTCGCCCTCTCGGCGTTTGTCATTGCCGCCGAGCTCCTGTTCTTCGACGAGTTCAACGGACGCTTCAACTTCGTCGCCGTCGACTACCTCATCTTCCCTACCGAGGTCGTGACGAACCTGTGGGAGAGCTATCCACTCCCCGCCATCCTGCTCGGTGTCGCCGCGGTCGGCTTCCTGGCGGTGTGGCTGGCGAGGCGCCGCATCACGACGGCCATGGCGACGGCGACCTCGGCGCGCACGCGCGTCGCCGTGCTGGGCACCTTCGCCGTGGCGCTAGGCGCGCTGAGCTTCGGCGTGACGCCGGAGATGGGCAAGGTCAGCGACGACCGGGCGCTCAACGAGATCGCGCTCAACGGCTACTACACGTTCTGGATGGCGTTCATCGGGCAGGACGCGCCGTACGAAGGGTTGTACGCCACGCGCCCGGCCGCCGAGGAAGCGGCGCGCATCAAGGCGCTTGTGGTGGACGACACGCTCACCGACCCGGCGTCGCGCACCGCGTGGAACGCGGCGCGCCCCACCGAACGGCGCGTCCTGGGGCCCGGCCCCGAGGCGAAGCGCAACGTCGTCGTCGTCCTCGAGGAGTCGCTGGGGGCGATCTTCCTCGCGTCGTTGCACCCGCGCGGCGACACGGTGCTCACCCCGCGCTTCGACTCGCTCATCGCCGAGGGGACCGTGTTGTCGAACGCGTACAGCACGGGAAACCGGACCATCCGCGCCCTGGAGGCGACGACATCATCGCTCCCGCCGCTCCCTGGTGTGTCTGTCGTCAGGCGCCCCGCGTCGCACGACCTCTTCACCCTTCCCAGCGTGCTGCGCGAACACGGCTATACCACGTCGTTCATCTACGGCGGGCGCGCGCTGTTCGACGGCATGGGGGGATACATGCGCAACAACGGGATGGAGCTCATCGTCGAGCAGAAGGACTACCCCGCGGACGCCTTCACCACCGCGTGGGGGGTGGCCGACGAATACATCTTCGACAAGGCGCTCTCGACCTACGACTCGTTGCACACGGCGGGGAAGCCCTTCTACTCGCTGGTGCTGTCGGTCTCCAACCACAAGCCGTACTCGTATCCGGCAGGGCGCATCGCCGCCGACCCCAACGCTCGCAAGCGCACGCACGCCGTGATGTACGCCGACTGGGCGCTGGGGCGCTTCATGCGGATGGCGAAGTCGCACCCCTGGTTCGACAGCACGCTGTTTGTCCTCATGGGCGACCACGGGGCGCGCGTGTATGGCGCATCGGAGATTCCGCTCCCCAGCTACGAAGTCCCGATCCTCTTCTATGCCCCGGGGTTCATCCCCGCGGGGCAGCGCATCGCCACGCTCGCCTCCACCATGGACCTCCCGGCGACGATCATGGCCCGGCTGGGGCTGACGTACGACTCCAAGTGGTTCGGGCAGGATGTGTTCAGCATTGCGCCCGAGCGCGGGCGCGCCCTGATGACGCACAACTCCAACATCGCGCTGATGCGTGGCGGGAAGGTCGCGGTGCTGGGACTCAAGGGAGCGACCACGGTGTACGCGTACGACAAGGCGGCCAAGCGGTTGCGCGAAGTTAGCACGCCCGACTCGGCGGATCGTGCGCTCGTCGAGGATGCGATTGCGTACTTCCACACGGCCGACCGGTTGTACCGGAGTGGGGCGTACAAGATCTCGGCGAGGAAGTAA